From the Aquirufa lenticrescens genome, the window CTGCTTTCCAGCTGATCATATCGTGGAATACACGGAGAAAAGTTTGCGCAATCTAAAGGTTGAGCAAATTGATTTGCAACAGTTTCACGTGTGGGAAGATGCGTGGGCGGATTGTGATGAGTGGAAAATGGCGGTGGAGAAATTGACTAAAGAAGGAAAGGTAGCTCATTGGGGAGTTTCGGTGAACCGTTGGGAGCCTAATAATTGCTTGCAGACCTTGGAAACCGGATTGATTTCTTCGGTGCAGGTGATTTACAATATTTTTGACCAAAACCCAGAAGACCAATTATTCCCACTATGTAAGAAATTAGATGTGGGTGTGATTGCGCGCGTTCCTTTTGATGAGGGAAGTTTGACAGGTTTGATGACCTATGAAACGACCTTCCCTGCAAATGACTGGCGTTCGACTTATTTCGTTCCGGAGAATTTGATTTCGAGTGTGGATCACGCGAATGCGTTGAAACCACTGCTCCCAGAAGGAATGGATTTACCTGAAATGGCCTTGCGATTCATTCTTTCTAACCCGGATGTGGGTACGATCATTCCAGGTATGCGTAAAATCAAGCATGTGGAAAGTAATACTGCCACTTCGGATGGACAAGGTCTATCTAAAGATTTAGTAGAGGAGTTACGCGCGCACCGTTGGGAGCGTCAGCCTACTTCTTGGTCGCAGTAAAAAGCTCTTTTAACGCGGCCTCTTCTCGGAATCCCGATGTTTTAGTGATCAACTCCCCTTTGGAGAAGACGATGAAACTCGGGATTTCGTCTATTCCGTAGGCCTGCATGATGGCCTGGTTGCCGTCTGCTTCGACCTTTAAGACCGTCACGCGACCTTTGAATTCTTCAGATAATTTATCGACGATGGGCATCATTTTCAGGCAGGGCGCACACCATTTGGCATAAAAATCAACCACAATGGCGTCAGATGAAGCGATTTCTTTTTTGAAGTCGGCCAAATTCCAAGCTGCATCATGCTTCACATCGGGCACTCCCTCTAGTGGCTTCAGACGTGTCGTCCATTTCAAATAGCCCCCTTTCATTTCGGTCACTTGAAAACCAGCCGCGCGCATTTGCTCCGCCGCTTGGGCAGAACGCCCGCCCGAAAGGCAATAGATTAAGACCGGTTTATCTTTCGAAAGTTGCGCGACCTTGGCGCTGAAATCTGGGGAACGAAAGTCGATGTTCATCGCCTTTGGCAAATGTCCTCCTCCAAATTCCCCCGAAGTCCGTACGTCCAGCAAATAAGCATTCGGCGTCTCTTTGATCTTCTTTTCGAAGGTATCCACGTCTACATTCTGAGCGAACGTGTTGAGGCTCAGTAGGGATACGATGGCCATCGCTAGGCATGTCGAAATACTTTTTATCATCTGTTAATACGGAATTAGGCAAAAAAGCGTTAATTTGCAGGGCAATTTATGCAATAAAATAGTAATTCATTTATTCACAATAAATATTATACGATGAGTGCAATACAGTATGTACACGCAAGACAAATTTTAGATTCACGCGGAAACCCAACAATTGAGGTGGACATTAAGACCGAAGACGGTGCTTTTGGACGTGCAGCAGTTCCATCTGGAGCTTCTACAGGTATCCACGAGGCAGTAGAACTTCGTGATGAAGACAAATCAGTTTACGTAGGAAAGGGTGTTTTAAAAGCAGTTGAAAACGTGAATACGGCGATTGCTGAAGAACTTTGGGGTTTAGAAGTGTCTGAGCAAAACATGATCGATAACATCATGATCGAATTAGACGGAACTCCTAACAAAGGTAAATTAGGCGCTAACGCGATCCTAGGTGTTTCTATGGCGGTTGCGAAAGCAGCGGCGCAAGAAGCAGGTTTATCTTTATACCGTTACATCGGTGGCGTTAACGCAAACACATTACCAGTTCCGATGATGAACATCTTAAACGGTGGTTCTCACGCGGATAACTCGATTGACTTCCAAGAATTCATGGTTATGCCAGCGAAAGCGGAGTCATTCTCTCAAGCTTTACGTATGGGTACGGAGGTTTTCCACGCATTGAAAGGTGTGTTGAAGTCCAAAGGATATTCTACTAACGTAGGTGATGAAGGTGGTTTTGCACCAAACATCAAGTCGAACGAAGAGGCCATCGAAATCGTATTGCAATCAATCGAAAAAGCAGGTTATAAGCCAGGCGAAGAAATCTTCATCGCTATGGATGCGGCTGCATCTGAATTCTATGATGAGAAAACAGGTCTTTACACGTTCAAAAAATCTGACGGAAAGCAATTGAACTCAATGGAGATGGCTGCTTACTGGAAGACTTGGGCTGACAAATACCCAATCATTTCAATCGAAGACGGTATGGCTGAAGACGATTGGGCAGGTTGGGCTGAGCAAACGAAATTGATCGGTTCTAAATGCCAATTAGTAGGTGACGATTTATTCGTAACGAACGTGAAGCGTTTACAACAAGGTATCGAAAAAGGCGTTGCAAACGCAGTATTAGTAAAAGTTAACCAAATCGGTTCATTAACTGAAACGATCGACACCGTTAACTTAGCGAAACGCAACTCCTACAAAAACATCATGTCACACCGTTCTGGAGAGACTGAAGATGCTACGATTGCTGACTTAGCAGTAGCATTGAACACAGGCCAAATCAAAACTGGTTCTGCGTCTCGTTCTGACCGTATGGCTAAATACAACCAATTGCTTCGCATTGAGGAGGAATTAGGTGCTAACGCATATTTCCCAGGTTTGAATTTCTAATTCTATGCTCGATCGCGTACGTAGTTTATTTTTAGGGCCAAATCGTTTCTATTACGTCTCCACCTCCGTTTTGTTGGTTTGGATGTTCGTATTAGATACAAACGATCTTTCGGTCCAATATAGACTCTACACCGAATTGGCAGACCTGAAGGCAGAACACGAATACTATCGGCACAAGTTAAAAGAGCTGAAACAGGAGCGTGCTGCCGTGATGGGCAATCCAGCGTTGTTAGAAAAATACGCTCGCGAAAAGTATTTCATGAAGCGACCATCCGAGGATGTCTTCGTGATAGTAGATCAGGAGAATCAACCGATTGAAAAATAAAAAAGTCCAGCAGAAATGCTGGACTTTTTTATTTCAAATTTCAAAGAGCAAAGCTCAAAGTTCAAAAGTGGCATCGCCGCAGGCGATTTTTAGCGTGGATTTTGTCGAATCTTCCTCTCCGGCCCCCAAACCCAATAAAGTGTGAAATAAACTTCGAGGCACTCAGGCGACATTCCAGGTATTGACAGAATTTGTCAATACGCGAAAAAGCCATTTAGTGCCTTGAAAGTATTTTAACCATTTAGTGCCCTAGGAGCGCTTCAAGGCCCTTTCGGACTAAGGCGTCGTAGTTGCGACTAAGCCCCGTAGGGGCGACTAAATTGCGAAGCAATGACTAAGCCGAAGGCGACTAGATTGCGTAGCGATGACTCCGACGCAGTCGGCATGACTAAGCCCGCAGGGCGACTTCTAGTCGACTTATTTTAAATCGAAAAGCGGAGCTTTTCAATTTAAAACAATGCCACCCCCGTCATCTCTTTCGGTTGAGCCACGCCCATCATCTTCAAGATCGTAGGAGACACATCACCTAGTTTACCATCGCGAAGCGTTGGTTTGAAGTCGTTGTCTACTAAAATACATGGAACCAAGTTTGTTGAGTGTGCCGTGTTTGGTGAGCCGTCTTCGTTCATCATAACGTCCGCGTTACCGTGGTCGGCGATGATGATGAAGGAATAGCCGTGGGCTAGACCAGCTGTAACTACTGCCTCAGCGCAAGCGTCTACCGTTTCGACTGCTTTAACTACTGCAGAGAAAACGCCTGTGTGGCCTACCATGTCAGGATTAGCAAAGTTTAAGCAGACGAAGTCTACCTCCTCTTTTTCTAATTCTGGGATCAACGCATCGCGAAGATCTGCGGCAGACATTTCGGGTTGAAGATCGTAGGTGGCGACTTTTGGGGAGTTGCGTAGGATGTTTTGTTGTCCTTCAAAAAGCGCCTCGCGGCCACCAGAGAAAAAGAACGTAACGTGTGGATATTTTTCGGTTTCGGCGATGCGAATTTGTTTTTTACCCGCGCCCTCTAGGACCTCGCCCATCGTCATTGGAAGGTTAGAGTCGTTGAAGATCACGTGGACGTTTTGGAATTCTTTATCGTATTCCGTCATCGTCAAGTAGTACAAATTCAATTTGTGCATACCCTCTTCAGAAAAATCACGCTGCGTTAAAGCCTGTGTGATCTCGCGGCCGCGGTCGGTGCGGAAGTTGAAGCAGATTACTAAGTCGCCCTCTTGGATATTGCCAACTGGAGCACCTGAAGCATCGGTCATGATGATTGGGTGGATGAATTCGTCCGTTACACCAGCCGCGTAGCTTTCTTCGATAGATTTCAACACATCGGAAGAAGGAGTTCCTTCGCCGTTAACCATCGCTTTGTAGGCCAAAGCCACCCGCTCCCAGCGATTATCGCGGTCCATCGCGTAGTAACGACCCGTTACTGAGGCGATTTGCGTGTTGGTTTTTAAGGTGTGTTGGTATAAATCGGTCATGAATTTCAGACCTGATTTGGGATCCGTATCGCGGCCATCCGTGAAAGCATGGACGAAAACTTTGCCCAAACCTGCCTCTGACGCCGTCGAAAGCAAGGATTTCAAGTGCTCGATGTGCGCGTGAACGCCACCATCGGACACAAGACCCATGAAGTGGACGGACTTGTTATTAGCTTTAGCGTAGTCGAATGCTTTCGCTAATTCAGGCTCCTGGCCCAAGGTATTTTCAGTGACTGCTTTGTTGATGCGAACGAGGTTTTGGTAGACCACGCGGCCAGCCCCTAAGTTCATGTGGCCCACTTCCGAGTTGCCCATTTGGCCCTCTGGTAAGCCTACTGCTAAACCGGATGCTTCTAATTTTGAGTGCGCATATTTGCCGTAAAGCGAAGAAATAAATGGCGTTTTGGCCGCGTCGATTGCGGAAACTTTGGGGTTTGTTGCGATGCCCCAGCCATCTAAGATCATTAAAACTACTTTCTTATCCATCTTTTATTGTATTACATTTCACCACGAAATTACCCATTTCTAGGCAATTTGCCTAGATTCTATTGCTCATTTGTTCTGCCAAAGCCTTGATATCCACCACCTCGATCGTCTTCTTCTCGGTCGTAAAGGCAGCCACCTCGATCATCGCCTTCGCTAATTCTTCCAAAGTAGACGCCGTCTTCCCCGCCACCAAAAGCAGCAACGGATACATCCAATCGATGTATTTATAGTATTTCAAGGTGAATTTATTCCCCTTCATCGGCTGCAAATACCCCGGTCTAAACGAATACGAATCTCGAAAACCCATCTTTTTTAGATCATTTTCCGTCTTCCCCTTCACCCTCGCCCACATAATCGAACCCTTTTCGGTGCTGTCCGTAGACATCCCGGAAATATAGCTGAAGCTTATGTGTTTTGGCATTTGCGCCGCAAAACCCAAAGTCAAGTCGTAGGTTTTGCGCCTAAACTCTTCCTCTTTCATCCCCACGGACGAAACTCCGAGGCAAAATAGGCACGCATCGTAGTCTTTCACCACCTCTTTGATTTCTTCCGGATGGTAGAAATCGGATAAGAAATACTCTTTTAGTTTCGGGTGTTTATGTCCAGACGGCTTGCGACTAATCGCCAAAACCTCTTTCACAAACGGCGAACGCAACGCCTCTAGCATCACGCCCTCGCCCACCATCCCGGTTACCCCGGTCACAATCACTTTGATTTGTGGATTTTCCATCGTAGAATTGAAAAAATATTAAACCTATGTCAACCTCCCGCCGCGATTTCATCGCCCTAGCCTCGACCTTGCCCTTTGTGGCATCAGCTGAACCTTCAACGAAAATGACCTTTATACATCATGTGTTGTTTTGGGCCAAAAACCCAACCTCCACCACCGAAACCGATCAACTCTACCGCGCCCTAAAAACGTTAGGCACCCTCCCGATGATAGCCTCAGCCCACGTAGGCAAGCCCATCGTCACCGATTTTGACAAATCCGTAACAGAAGCAAGTTACACCTTTTCGGTAGTCCTTGTTTTCGACAGCGCCGAAAAAGAGAAAGAATACCTCTACCACCCACTCCACAAGAAGTTCATTCAGGATAACATGCACCTTTGGGGAAAAGTTCAGGTGATTGATTCGGAGGCTTTGTAGTCGCCTTCGGCTTAGTCATCGCTTCGCGATTTAGTCGTCACGCTTCGCTTAGTCGCCTTGCGGACTTAGTCAGTGGATTATTTTTTGATAAACATCAGTACGATCGCAATTGTGATGGACATTTGACCTGCCCAAAATAGAAACATCCATTTTAGGATATCAAATTTAGTTTCCGATAATTTAGTGTCTAGATTGATGATTTTCTCTGAAAGTCGTATTTCAACATTACTTATTCTATCATTAATGCTAAGTTCTAAATGGTTAATTCTATCATTAATGCTGAGGTCTAGATGGTTAATTCTATCATCAAATTGATTTAACTTTTCGGTTATCCCTATAAGTTTTTGATCCAAGTATTCTTTCGTCACCAGATTTTCAAATCGGTGATCTTGCAGTTCGTGAATACTCGATACAAAATCCATTGCGTCGGTGTCATTTAGGTGCAATTTAGCACGAGCTAAATCGTATAGTTTGATGTTTAGTGGTTGCATGGATAAATGTAACCCATTTTTTGGATATTACCCTTTAATAAACTGATAATCGTTCCAAAGGGGAAAAGTGAAAATAAGTTCGAGGCAATGAGAGGACTTTTCGCCTTTTGACACTTTCTGTCAATACCTGAAAAGCCGCCTGAGTGGCTCGAGCTTATTTCATCACAATAGTGCCATTAAAGCCCAGAAACACATTTATCGCAAAGAACGGCGCCCTAAAAGATACATCCCTGCCGCGGAAACGATCAACAACAACACAGAAACCACGTCTTGCCAGCGCAATAATTCAGGACGGACAAATAATAAAGCCCAAGATGAAGCAGAGATCCCCGTAAAAACGGCTAAGAACGTTCTTGGTAACATTCCCAAAGTTCCAGCCGTAATAAAGGCGCGGAAGGGAACGCCTACGAAGGCCATGATGGCGTTTGTGATGGCGAAAGGGAAAATAGGAGAAAGCCGTGCGAGGAACACCCAGGAAAAGGAGGATGACCGCACGTTCGTTAGGAAACTAGAAGGTACGCGCGACAGCAGAGCTGTCGCGCCGAACTTTTTGGCAAGAAAATAACCCAAAGCCGAAGCTGCCGAGTAAGCCAAAATCAACGGCAACAACCCCGAAAATCCATAAACATAGCCCGTAAACAAGGCAAAAAACGTTGTGGGACACAGAGCCAGACCCATAATCAAAGCGGCGCAAATCCAAAAAAACACCGAAGAAAGCAGAGAAAAAGTCGTAAAAAACGTAGGATTCGCCAGCGCGTAGTAGCCCAAAAAGCCAGACGCCAGCAGGGGCAATAGGCCCATCCAAACGAGGTAGAGCGTTTCGTAAACGAGTTTTTTGTTCATAAAAGGGCCCCGCAAAGGGGGCAATTATCCCCCAAAGTTAATACCTTTGTACGCTTATGGAAATTGCGATCATAAAATACAATGCGGGGAATGTGGCATCGGTGATGTACGCGTTGGATCGTATTGGTCAAAATTACCAACTAACAGATGACCACGAGCAGATTAAAAAGGCCGATAAAGTGATTTTTCCGGGGGTGGGCGAGGCGAGTACGGCGATGGCTTATTTGAAAGAAAAGGGTCTAGAAACATTGATAAAGGGGCTTAAGCAGCCTGTTTTGGCGACCTGCATCGGAATGCAATTGTTATGCAAGCACTCGGAAGAGGGGAATGTGGATTGCATTGGGGTGTTTGATGTGGAGGTGAAGAAGTTCATCAGTAAAGACTTGAAAATTCCGCATGTAGGGTGGAATTCGATCGAGCAAATAGGAGACAACCCCTTGATGCACAAACTTCAAAAAGAAGAATTCGTCTATTTTGTGCACTCTTTTTATGCGCCTGTAAATGAGTATACGACAGCGGTTTGCGAGTATGAGCAGCCGTTTTCGGCGATGTTACAAAAGGATAATTTTTATGCCGCGCAGTTTCACGCGGAGATCAGCGGAAAGGCTGGCGAACAGATTTTGAAAAATTTCTTAGCACTCTAATATGTTTCAACTAATTCCTGCGATCGATCTTATAAATGGGCAATGCGTGCGATTGACTCAGGGGGATTATGGCCAAAAAACGGTCTACTCAGAAGACCCTTTGGAGATCGCCAAAGCCTTTGAAGGGGCCGGAATTCAGCGTTTGCACTTAGTGGATTTGGATGGGGCGAAGGCGAAGAAAATTGTGAATGCGGCGGTTTTGGAACGCATTGCGTCGAATACGTCGTTGCATATTGATTTTGGCGGAGGGGTTCAGTCCGACGAGATGATTGATACGGCTTTTTCTGCGGGTGCCGCGCAGATTACCGCCGGCAGTATTGCCGTGCGTAATCCTGCGCTGGTCTGCGAATGGTTGCAGAAGTATGGGTCGGAGAAGATTATTTTGGGGGCGGATGCGCAGGATGAGATGATTGCGGTTTCGGGCTGGCAGGAGAATTCGAACATTTCGATTTTTGATTTTCTACAGGATTATACCTCGAAAGGCGCGAAGTATGTGATTTCGACGGATGTTGCCAAAGACGGTTTGTTGCAAGGCCCCAGCTTCGATTTATATGAAAAAATTCAGGCTTCGAGCCCGTCGTTGAGCGTGATTGCGAGCGGTGGGGTGGCCTGTATGGAGGATTTAGTGCGCTTGCGGGAGATGAATTTGTTTGGGGTGATTGTGGGGAAAGCGTTTTATGAGGGTCGAATTAGTTTAGCGGATTTGGCCAAATTTTCAGCAGCAGCATGTTAACAAAGCGCATCATACCTTGTCTGGATATTAAAGAAGGGCGGACCGTGAAAGGGACGAACTTTGTGGACCTTCGCGATGCCGGTGATCCGGTGGAGCTGGGTGCACTATATGCGCAGCAGGGGGCGGATGAGTTGGTATTTTTAGATATTACGGCGACGGTTGATAACCGGAAGACTTTAGTGAATTTAGTGCGCGAAGTTGCGCGGCACGTGAATATTCCTTTTACCGTGGGCGGCGGAATTTCGTCCATTGCTGATGTATCGGCGTTGCTGAACGCCGGCGCGGACAAAGTGTCCATCAACTCGTCTGCGGTGCGCCGGCCAGAGCTGGTGGATGAACTGGCTTTGGCTTTTGGCTCCCAATGCATCATTGTCGCGATCGACACACGCTTTGAACCCGCCGCGGGCCTGGACTTCGTCCACACCCACGGCGGCCGTCGAATCACCGAACTAAAAACCCTCGAATGGGCCCGCGAAGTTGAAAACCGCGGTGCCGGCGAACTATTATTAACCTCGATGGACGCGGACGGAACGAAAGCAGGCTTCGCCTGTGATTTAACCGCTCGCATATCCTCAGCAGCCTCCATTCCCATTATTGCCTCCGGCGGAGCGGGAACAATGGAACATTTTACCGAAGTATTCACGACTGGCAAAGCAGACGCAGGCCTCGCCGCGAGTATATTTCACTTTAAAGAAATTGAAATTTTGGCATTGAAGAATTACCTTGCAACCCAAGGCATCCCGATGCGCATTTAATAGAAATATGTCCAAGCAACCCGATTTTTCCAAAGGCCTCGTGCCCGCCATCATCCAAGATGCCAGCACCCGTACCGTTTTGATGTTAGGCTACATGAATGAGGAAGCCTACGCAAAGACCCTTGCGGAACAGCGCGTAACCTTTTTCAGCCGCTCGAAGAATCGTCTTTGGACGAAAGGCGAGGAATCAGGCAACTTCCTAGACGTAGTCAGCCTTTCGATCGATTGCGACGCAGACACCATTTTAATTCAGGCCAAACCTGCCGGCCCCACCTGCCACACCGGTGCAGATACTTGTTTCGATGAGTCAAATGGGGACAACGCAGCCTGGTTAGATCAATTAAAGCACGTCATCCGCAGCCGTAAGACGGCCCCTTTGGCTTCGTCTTATACGGCCTCTTTATTTCAATTAGGAACTCATAAGATTGCCCAAAAAGTAGGTGAAGAAGCCGTTGAACTCGTTATCGAAGCCTTAATGCAAAACGATGACCTTTTCAAAGGCGAAGCGGCGGATCTAATTTTCCACTTATTAGTCTTATTAGAGGATCGCGGAATCGATTTAAGCGAAATCATCGCCGTTCTTCAATCTCGTCACGCTGCTAAATAATTATTCTTATGATTGGATTCATCATTCGTTACATCATCATTGCCTGCGTTGTTTTAGTTATTCCACGCTATTTAAAGGGCATTACCGTAGACGGTTTCACGACCGCACTTTTAGTTGCTTTAGCGATGGGCTTTGTGAATTCGTTCATCAAACCCGTGTTGAAGATCATCAGCTTCCCTATTACGTTTATAACTTTAGGGTTATTTTCTTTAGTGATATCGGTAGGCCTAGTTTATTTAGTTGCTGCCTATGTACCCGGTTTTGTGGTTACGGGGTTCATCGCTCCCTTGATTTTTAGCTTTCTTGTGTCACTTTCTACTTCTTTTGTAGGGCTGTTTACACGCTAGGGCACTTTTTGCTATTATAAGTCGCGTGGTACGCAGGCGACTTTTCAGATATTGACAGATTTTGTCAATAGTAGAAATTGTCGTTTATGGATGACCTCACTTCATCTATTCCTTAACTCCGTCAAGAACTTCTTCGAGTCAAATATCAACTGAGATCTGGCTGCCGGGGCTACGATGACCGATTCTGTGTAGACTTCTTGGTCTTTTTCAAAAATTGTGACTGTGACTTTCGTGAATTTGTAGGGGCCCATGTGGCCGTTGTAGAAGAGCAGGGGCTCTTTATTGCCAAAAAAATTGAACATGTTTGTAGGGTTTAGTGGTTAAAGACGCCGTGGCGGCGGAATTGAAAATGGCGTAGGTTTGTGACCTGCGCGTCGTCGTAGGTGATGGCGTTTTTAAGGATGAGCTTGAAACAGAATTTCCGCTCTAACTTGACTTTGTGGTACTTTAGGAAGTACTTGACGTCTTTTTCTGCGTGAGGTAGAGCTTCCTCTACTAAATTTTCGTAGCCCACAAAGGATCGTTTGATGCGCTCCCGCATCCAATAGATGCACAGTTCGCGTGCGTTTACCTGGTGGTAATGGGCAAAAATGATGACGAGGTCGAGGTCTGGGATGCGATTGCCGTTTTCGTATTTGCTCAAAAGCCCGGCGTCGATCCCGAGATCCTGCGCCATCACGTGCAGCGGAACGGCACGGATGAGCTTCAGGTATCTAGAGAAGTGGTTAAACATATTGATTAGTGGTTTGGTGTTCCAAATGTATTCCCACCCATCCCTCTAACCTAACAACTTATTGATAATGTGAAATTAGAGCTTGATATTTAGTTCTAATCTGCCTCCAAGGCCGAGTTCTACTATTTTTTGTAATGTTGAAATTCGAATTTCTATGAGGTTATTTTCTGCAATTGAAATGGCGTATTTAGATGTACCACATTTGATAGCAAATTCTTTTTGTGTTAGCTTGAGATTGAGCCTGGCAACTTTAATCATGGCGCTTATTTTAAATAGTTGTGCTCCCCATTCGAATTTATTTCTGGAGGGAGAACCTAATTTACCATAGGTTTCTTCGATTAATTGATCCAATGTTTTTAGGTTAGATTTCATAGTGGTTGTTTTTATTTAAAACTGATTTTGCAGTTTCCAGGTATTGACAGATTGTGTCAAAAGCTGAAAAAGCCGTTTATACAATTGTAAGTTATATTAGCAAAAACTGCCTATAGGCTCTTCAGAGCCAATATTACCAGTTTTAGTTCCGGAATTACCACAACAGTGGTGTCCCAGATGACATCCATTTTAATGGCGTGATATTCATGTAGAATGAAATTGCGGAATGCCTTTACTTTATACCAGGGGTATTCGACTTTTTCCAAAAGAGATTTATCAATCAATAGGGATGCTTCGCCAATGATAGTATAGTTGAAAAGGCAGGCTTCTACTGTTTTGGGGTCGTTTAAGAAGGTTTCTAATGTGTGTTCTGCGGTG encodes:
- the hisA gene encoding 1-(5-phosphoribosyl)-5-[(5-phosphoribosylamino)methylideneamino]imidazole-4-carboxamide isomerase, with amino-acid sequence MFQLIPAIDLINGQCVRLTQGDYGQKTVYSEDPLEIAKAFEGAGIQRLHLVDLDGAKAKKIVNAAVLERIASNTSLHIDFGGGVQSDEMIDTAFSAGAAQITAGSIAVRNPALVCEWLQKYGSEKIILGADAQDEMIAVSGWQENSNISIFDFLQDYTSKGAKYVISTDVAKDGLLQGPSFDLYEKIQASSPSLSVIASGGVACMEDLVRLREMNLFGVIVGKAFYEGRISLADLAKFSAAAC
- a CDS encoding NAD-dependent epimerase/dehydratase family protein, with amino-acid sequence MENPQIKVIVTGVTGMVGEGVMLEALRSPFVKEVLAISRKPSGHKHPKLKEYFLSDFYHPEEIKEVVKDYDACLFCLGVSSVGMKEEEFRRKTYDLTLGFAAQMPKHISFSYISGMSTDSTEKGSIMWARVKGKTENDLKKMGFRDSYSFRPGYLQPMKGNKFTLKYYKYIDWMYPLLLLVAGKTASTLEELAKAMIEVAAFTTEKKTIEVVDIKALAEQMSNRI
- a CDS encoding TVP38/TMEM64 family protein, which gives rise to MNKKLVYETLYLVWMGLLPLLASGFLGYYALANPTFFTTFSLLSSVFFWICAALIMGLALCPTTFFALFTGYVYGFSGLLPLILAYSAASALGYFLAKKFGATALLSRVPSSFLTNVRSSSFSWVFLARLSPIFPFAITNAIMAFVGVPFRAFITAGTLGMLPRTFLAVFTGISASSWALLFVRPELLRWQDVVSVLLLIVSAAGMYLLGRRSLR
- a CDS encoding aldo/keto reductase; this translates as MKTRRFGRTNWQVSEVGYGMWGLAGWTGSDIEEVNKSLDRSVEIGCNFFDTAWGYAEGKSEEILGWLLRRHKETTLYAATKIPPKNFTWPSKSHFKIEDCFPADHIVEYTEKSLRNLKVEQIDLQQFHVWEDAWADCDEWKMAVEKLTKEGKVAHWGVSVNRWEPNNCLQTLETGLISSVQVIYNIFDQNPEDQLFPLCKKLDVGVIARVPFDEGSLTGLMTYETTFPANDWRSTYFVPENLISSVDHANALKPLLPEGMDLPEMALRFILSNPDVGTIIPGMRKIKHVESNTATSDGQGLSKDLVEELRAHRWERQPTSWSQ
- the hisF gene encoding imidazole glycerol phosphate synthase subunit HisF — encoded protein: MLTKRIIPCLDIKEGRTVKGTNFVDLRDAGDPVELGALYAQQGADELVFLDITATVDNRKTLVNLVREVARHVNIPFTVGGGISSIADVSALLNAGADKVSINSSAVRRPELVDELALAFGSQCIIVAIDTRFEPAAGLDFVHTHGGRRITELKTLEWAREVENRGAGELLLTSMDADGTKAGFACDLTARISSAASIPIIASGGAGTMEHFTEVFTTGKADAGLAASIFHFKEIEILALKNYLATQGIPMRI
- a CDS encoding thioredoxin domain-containing protein gives rise to the protein MIKSISTCLAMAIVSLLSLNTFAQNVDVDTFEKKIKETPNAYLLDVRTSGEFGGGHLPKAMNIDFRSPDFSAKVAQLSKDKPVLIYCLSGGRSAQAAEQMRAAGFQVTEMKGGYLKWTTRLKPLEGVPDVKHDAAWNLADFKKEIASSDAIVVDFYAKWCAPCLKMMPIVDKLSEEFKGRVTVLKVEADGNQAIMQAYGIDEIPSFIVFSKGELITKTSGFREEAALKELFTATKK
- a CDS encoding FtsB family cell division protein, whose amino-acid sequence is MLDRVRSLFLGPNRFYYVSTSVLLVWMFVLDTNDLSVQYRLYTELADLKAEHEYYRHKLKELKQERAAVMGNPALLEKYAREKYFMKRPSEDVFVIVDQENQPIEK
- the gpmI gene encoding 2,3-bisphosphoglycerate-independent phosphoglycerate mutase, yielding MDKKVVLMILDGWGIATNPKVSAIDAAKTPFISSLYGKYAHSKLEASGLAVGLPEGQMGNSEVGHMNLGAGRVVYQNLVRINKAVTENTLGQEPELAKAFDYAKANNKSVHFMGLVSDGGVHAHIEHLKSLLSTASEAGLGKVFVHAFTDGRDTDPKSGLKFMTDLYQHTLKTNTQIASVTGRYYAMDRDNRWERVALAYKAMVNGEGTPSSDVLKSIEESYAAGVTDEFIHPIIMTDASGAPVGNIQEGDLVICFNFRTDRGREITQALTQRDFSEEGMHKLNLYYLTMTEYDKEFQNVHVIFNDSNLPMTMGEVLEGAGKKQIRIAETEKYPHVTFFFSGGREALFEGQQNILRNSPKVATYDLQPEMSAADLRDALIPELEKEEVDFVCLNFANPDMVGHTGVFSAVVKAVETVDACAEAVVTAGLAHGYSFIIIADHGNADVMMNEDGSPNTAHSTNLVPCILVDNDFKPTLRDGKLGDVSPTILKMMGVAQPKEMTGVALF
- the eno gene encoding phosphopyruvate hydratase; protein product: MSAIQYVHARQILDSRGNPTIEVDIKTEDGAFGRAAVPSGASTGIHEAVELRDEDKSVYVGKGVLKAVENVNTAIAEELWGLEVSEQNMIDNIMIELDGTPNKGKLGANAILGVSMAVAKAAAQEAGLSLYRYIGGVNANTLPVPMMNILNGGSHADNSIDFQEFMVMPAKAESFSQALRMGTEVFHALKGVLKSKGYSTNVGDEGGFAPNIKSNEEAIEIVLQSIEKAGYKPGEEIFIAMDAAASEFYDEKTGLYTFKKSDGKQLNSMEMAAYWKTWADKYPIISIEDGMAEDDWAGWAEQTKLIGSKCQLVGDDLFVTNVKRLQQGIEKGVANAVLVKVNQIGSLTETIDTVNLAKRNSYKNIMSHRSGETEDATIADLAVALNTGQIKTGSASRSDRMAKYNQLLRIEEELGANAYFPGLNF
- a CDS encoding Dabb family protein encodes the protein MSTSRRDFIALASTLPFVASAEPSTKMTFIHHVLFWAKNPTSTTETDQLYRALKTLGTLPMIASAHVGKPIVTDFDKSVTEASYTFSVVLVFDSAEKEKEYLYHPLHKKFIQDNMHLWGKVQVIDSEAL
- the hisH gene encoding imidazole glycerol phosphate synthase subunit HisH — its product is MEIAIIKYNAGNVASVMYALDRIGQNYQLTDDHEQIKKADKVIFPGVGEASTAMAYLKEKGLETLIKGLKQPVLATCIGMQLLCKHSEEGNVDCIGVFDVEVKKFISKDLKIPHVGWNSIEQIGDNPLMHKLQKEEFVYFVHSFYAPVNEYTTAVCEYEQPFSAMLQKDNFYAAQFHAEISGKAGEQILKNFLAL